The nucleotide sequence TGGCGTACGGCCTTCTCGTCGATGTCGACGCCGAGCCCCGGGCGGGAGCCGGCCACGGCGTGTCCGTCCTGGAAGCGGAAGGGTTCGGGGTCCATCACGTACTCCAGCAGGTCGCACTGCCGGTTGTAGTGGATGCCCATGCTCTGTTCCTGGATGAGGAAGTTCGGTACGGAGAAGGCGATCTGGAGGCTCGCGGCCAGGGCGATCGGGCCGAGGGGGCAGTGCGGGGCCAGGGCGACGTCGTAGGTCTCGGCCATGGCAGCGATGCGGCGGACCTCGGAGATGCCGCCGGCGTGCGACAGGTCGGGCTGGGCGACGGCGATGCCGCTGGCCATGACCTCGCGGAAGTCCCAGCGGGAGTAGAGGCGTTCGCCGGTCGCGAGGGGAACGCCGGTGGACTCCACCAGGCTGCGCAGGTGGCCCGAGTGTTCCGGTGAGACGGGTTCCTCGACGAACAGCGGGTGCAGCGGTTCCAGCAGGGGAAGCAGCCTGCGGGCCATGGCGGTGGAGGCCCGGCCGTGGAAGTCGACGGCGACGTCCCGTTCGTCGCCGAGGACTTCGCGGACGGCCGCGACCCGTTCGACGACCTCGGCGGTGCGGGCCGGGGTGTCGATGGCGGCGAGTTCGGCCGAGCCGTTCATCTTGACGGCGGTGAAGCCCGCCTTCATCTGTTCCTCGGCCAGTTCCGCGACGTCGGCGGGACGGTCGCCGCCGATCCAGGCGTACATCCGCACGCGGTCGCGGACGGGGCCGCCGAGCAGGCGGTGCACGGGGACGCCGTAAGTCTTGCCGGCGATGTCCCACAGGGCCTGGTCGATGCCCGCGACGGCGCTGGAGAGGATGGGGCCGCCGCGGTAGAAGCCGCCCTTGGTGAGCACCTGCCAGTGGTCCTCGATACGCAGCGGGTCGCGTCCGACGAGATAGTCGGCGAGTTCGTGGACCGCCGCGCGGACGGTCTCGGCGCGGCCCTCGATCACGGGTTCGCCCCATCCGGTGACGCCCTCGTCGGTGGCGACGCGCAGGAACAGCCAGCGCGGAGCGACCAGGAAGGTCTCGAGTCCGGTTATCTTCAAGGGGTTTCCTCGGGGATCGCGTCGGTCGGGTGGCCGTCGTGCTGCTCCTGCGCCTGGACGGCGGCCAGGTCGTGGGACGCCTGCGCGAGGAGGGACTCGACGGCGGCCACCGCCGCGTCCGGGTCCCCCGCCTCGACCGCCGCCAGCAGGTCCCGGTGCACGGGGATGGAGTCGGAGAAGTGCCGGGCGCCGTGCACGATCCGGTCGCGCACGCGCAGACCCGCCTCGATGACGACCTCCATCCGGCTGAGGAGTTCGTTGTGCGCGGAGTCCAGCAGGGCGCGGTGGAAGGCAAGGTCCGCCTCGACCATCGCGTCGGCGTCGGTGCCCGCGGCTCCCATGGCGTCCAGGGCCCGCCGCATCGCGTCGATGTCCGCCGGGGTGCGGCGGGCCGCGGCGAGCCGGGCCCCGGCGGGTTCCACTATGGCGCGGACCTCGGCGAGGTCCTCCAGGAAGCCGTCGGAGGGAGCACTGCTGCCCTGCCAGCGCAGCAGGTCGCTGTCCAGGAGGTTCCAGTCGGCGCGGGGCCGGATGGTCGTCCCTCGCTTCTGCCGTGATTCGAGGAGGCCCTTGGCCGCGAGGACGCGCAGCGCCTCCCGCACGACGGTCTTGCTGACGCCGAGTTCGGTCTCGAACTTGACCGGGTCCACGACGGACCCCGGGGGGTAGTCGCCGCGGATGATGCGCCGGCCCAGTTCCTCCACCGCCTGGCCGTGCAGCCCCCTACCGGGTTGGGTCACCACGTTCTCCGTTTCCGTGTCGGTCCTGTCCGTCCGTGCCGCGCGGGGTGAACCCCGCTGTGCGCGCCGGTCACGAGGACTCCTTCATGACGCTCCATCCTCCATCGACCACGAGGTTCGCCCCGGTCACATAGGAGGCGTCCTCCGACGCCAGGAAGGCGACGGCGGCGGCGACCTCCTCCGGCCGGCCGAACCGCCCGGCCGCCGTGGCCGCGACGCTGCGGGCCCGTTCCGGCTCGGGGATCCCGTCCCAGGCGGCGGTGAGGATGGGTCCGGGCACCACCGTGTTGACCCGGATCTGCGGACCGTACTCGACGGCGAGCTGCCGTCCCAGCGCGCAGAGCGCGCCCTTGGCGGCGGCGTAGGCGGCGTGGCCAGGCAGGCCGATGACGGCGTGCACCGAGGAGGTGAGGACGACCGAGCCCTTCGCCTCACGCAGCACGGCCGCGAAGGTCTTCATCGCGCGCCAGGCCGGCTTGAGCAGGACGGCCATCTGACCGTCCCATTCGGCCTCGCTCAACTCGTGGGCCGGCTTGTTCAGTTGGGCGAAGGCGTTGCTGTGCAGCACGTCCAGCCGGCCGTGGTGTTCCTCGATGTGGCGGGCCAGGTGTTCCCAGTCGGCGGCCGAGGTCACGTCGCAGCGTACGTACTCCGCGCGGCCTCCCTGTCCGGTGATGGCCGCCGCGACCTCCTTGCCGGCGGTGTCGTCCACGTCCGTGACCACCACCAGGGCCCCCTCGGCCGCGAGCCGGTGAGCCGTGGCCGCGCCGATGCCGTGGGCGGCGCCGGTGATCACCGCCACGCGTCCGCTCATCCTGCGGCATTCCGTCATCGCGTGTGTCTCCCCTCGTGACTGCCTACGCACCCACCATAGCTGTTTCAATTAATTATGAATATATCTTGACGGCGTGACGATGCCGCTCCGAGACTGACCGGCATGCCACAGGCACCTCTGGCACGAAAGCAGGAAGGACCCTCCTCCCATGAGCCGCACCACACCCCGCCGCAGAAGCCGGGGCGCCCTCGCAGTCACCCTTGCCGTCGTCTCCCTCGCCGTCTCCGCCTGCGGGGGTTCGACCGGTTCCAAGGACCCCGCGGTCCAGGCACCCGTCAAGCCC is from Streptomyces asoensis and encodes:
- a CDS encoding SDR family NAD(P)-dependent oxidoreductase, whose product is MSGRVAVITGAAHGIGAATAHRLAAEGALVVVTDVDDTAGKEVAAAITGQGGRAEYVRCDVTSAADWEHLARHIEEHHGRLDVLHSNAFAQLNKPAHELSEAEWDGQMAVLLKPAWRAMKTFAAVLREAKGSVVLTSSVHAVIGLPGHAAYAAAKGALCALGRQLAVEYGPQIRVNTVVPGPILTAAWDGIPEPERARSVAATAAGRFGRPEEVAAAVAFLASEDASYVTGANLVVDGGWSVMKESS
- a CDS encoding FadR/GntR family transcriptional regulator — protein: MTQPGRGLHGQAVEELGRRIIRGDYPPGSVVDPVKFETELGVSKTVVREALRVLAAKGLLESRQKRGTTIRPRADWNLLDSDLLRWQGSSAPSDGFLEDLAEVRAIVEPAGARLAAARRTPADIDAMRRALDAMGAAGTDADAMVEADLAFHRALLDSAHNELLSRMEVVIEAGLRVRDRIVHGARHFSDSIPVHRDLLAAVEAGDPDAAVAAVESLLAQASHDLAAVQAQEQHDGHPTDAIPEETP
- the dgoD gene encoding galactonate dehydratase — translated: MKITGLETFLVAPRWLFLRVATDEGVTGWGEPVIEGRAETVRAAVHELADYLVGRDPLRIEDHWQVLTKGGFYRGGPILSSAVAGIDQALWDIAGKTYGVPVHRLLGGPVRDRVRMYAWIGGDRPADVAELAEEQMKAGFTAVKMNGSAELAAIDTPARTAEVVERVAAVREVLGDERDVAVDFHGRASTAMARRLLPLLEPLHPLFVEEPVSPEHSGHLRSLVESTGVPLATGERLYSRWDFREVMASGIAVAQPDLSHAGGISEVRRIAAMAETYDVALAPHCPLGPIALAASLQIAFSVPNFLIQEQSMGIHYNRQCDLLEYVMDPEPFRFQDGHAVAGSRPGLGVDIDEKAVRHAARTGHRWRNPVWRGPDGAFTEW